A region of Canis lupus familiaris isolate Mischka breed German Shepherd chromosome 38, alternate assembly UU_Cfam_GSD_1.0, whole genome shotgun sequence DNA encodes the following proteins:
- the MTARC2 gene encoding mitochondrial amidoxime reducing component 2 isoform X3, whose protein sequence is MGAAGSWAPRRLGLPAPSRPAWLAGAALGLAAAALGTVAWRRARSRRRGRLRQVGTVAQLWIYPVKSCKGVRVSAAECTALGLRCGHLRDRFWLVIKEDGHMVTARQEPRLVLVSITCEGECLMLKAPGMDQLVLPSKLPPSNKVHDCRLFGMDIKGRDCGDEAAQWFTSFLKTEAFRLVQFEKHMKGRPSKEIFSPVVPNYQVAYPDCSPIMILSEASLADLNTRLEKKVKMDQFRPNIVVTGCDAFEEGIGAGGPYILVGHVIVSSGLRTSDLDLQLLR, encoded by the exons ATGGGCGCCGCCGGCTCGTGGGCCCCGCGCCGCCTGGGcctccccgcgccctcccggCCCGCCTGGCTGGCGGGGGCGGCGCTCGGCCTGGCCGCCGCGGCGCTGGGGACGGTGGCCTGGCGGCGCGCGCGGtcccggcggcgcgggcggctgCGGCAGGTGGGCACCGTGGCGCAGCTCTGGATCTACCCGGTCAAGTCGTGCAAGGGCGTGCGGGTGAGCGCGGCGGAGTGCACGGCCCTGGGGCTGCGCTGCGGGCACCTGCGGGACAG GTTTTGGCTGGTGATTAAGGAAGATGGGCACATGGTCACCGCCCGGCAGGAGCCTCGCCTGGTGCTGGTGTCCATCACCTGTGAGGGCGAGTGCCTGATGCTCAAGGCTCCGGGCATGGACCAGCTGGTTTTGCCGAGCAAGCTGCCTCCCTCAAACAAGGTCCACGATTGCAG GCTGTTCGGCATGGACATTAAGGGCAGGGATTGTGGCGACGAGGCAGCTCAGTGGTTCACCAGCTTCTTGAAAACAGAAGCTTTCAGGCTGGTTCAGTTTGAGAAGCACATGAAGGGAAGACCATCGAAGGAAATTTTCTCTCCTGTGGTACCGAATTACCAG GTGGCCTACCCAGACTGCAGCCCCATCATGATCCTCTCCGAAGCCTCCCTGGCGGATCTGAATACCAGGCtggagaagaaagtgaaaatggaCCAGTTCAGACCCAATATTGTGGTGACAGGCTGTGATGCTTTCGAGGAG GGCATTGGAGCCGGAGGGCCTTATATACTTGTAGGACATGTGATTGTAAGTTCTGGCCTGAGAACCTCAGACTTGGACCTGCAGCTCCTGAGATAG